Proteins encoded in a region of the bacterium genome:
- a CDS encoding nucleotide sugar dehydrogenase, protein MDTFGQLLRKIEDKSAKICVMGLGYVGLPLVMEFCEAGFFVYGFDVNDRKVKLLSSGESDVDDIPSERVKKQIDIGRFAPTTDPSVIDSCDVVLICVPTPLSATKEPDMSYIKSAVETLMSHSHKGMLVILESTTYPGTTRELIAQPFEKAGFVVGEDVFVAFSPERVDPGNKKWHTGNTPKVVGGVTQRCTQIASALYLTFLPKVIPVSSSESAEMVKLLENTFRSVNIALVNEIAMICEKLGLDVWEIIRAAATKPFGFMPFYPGPGVGGHCIPIDPHYLSWKMRSMNFYAHFIELAGEINYGMPARVVEGVIKHLNRKKKALNGADILVLGVAYKKDISDLRESPALKIIRLLLTYGANIIYNDPHIESISIEGKTLNSAELSEELLRSVDLVLLTTDHSSYDYEWIAKNAELIYDTRNAFDGIGDSEGKIARLGVG, encoded by the coding sequence AAAATCGAGGATAAAAGCGCAAAAATATGTGTAATGGGACTCGGCTATGTAGGACTTCCACTCGTTATGGAATTTTGTGAGGCTGGATTTTTTGTTTACGGCTTCGATGTCAACGATAGGAAAGTCAAACTCTTATCATCAGGTGAGTCAGATGTGGACGATATACCGTCAGAAAGAGTTAAAAAGCAGATTGATATCGGCAGATTTGCCCCTACTACCGACCCAAGCGTTATAGATTCCTGCGATGTGGTGTTAATATGCGTTCCCACGCCCCTTTCAGCGACCAAAGAGCCTGATATGAGTTACATTAAATCGGCGGTCGAAACGCTCATGTCACACAGTCATAAAGGTATGCTCGTAATTCTTGAGAGCACCACATATCCCGGAACGACAAGGGAACTCATAGCTCAACCATTCGAGAAAGCCGGGTTTGTCGTCGGTGAAGATGTTTTCGTAGCATTCTCGCCCGAACGAGTGGACCCTGGGAACAAAAAATGGCATACCGGAAACACACCAAAGGTAGTGGGCGGTGTTACGCAGAGATGCACACAAATAGCCTCAGCACTGTATCTAACTTTCTTGCCAAAAGTTATTCCTGTATCATCATCGGAGAGTGCGGAGATGGTTAAACTTCTCGAAAACACATTTCGGTCGGTTAACATTGCGCTTGTCAACGAGATAGCTATGATATGCGAGAAACTTGGGCTTGATGTCTGGGAAATTATTCGCGCAGCTGCAACCAAACCTTTCGGCTTTATGCCCTTCTACCCTGGACCCGGCGTAGGCGGACACTGCATACCCATAGACCCTCACTACCTTTCCTGGAAAATGCGCTCGATGAATTTTTACGCACACTTCATCGAACTCGCGGGCGAGATAAACTATGGAATGCCAGCCCGAGTGGTGGAAGGAGTGATAAAACACCTCAATAGGAAGAAAAAAGCCCTCAATGGCGCAGACATTCTCGTTCTGGGCGTAGCATACAAAAAAGACATCTCCGACCTCCGAGAATCGCCTGCCTTAAAAATAATAAGACTACTTCTCACCTATGGCGCTAACATCATTTATAATGACCCCCACATTGAAAGCATAAGCATAGAAGGCAAAACACTGAACTCAGCCGAACTTAGCGAAGAACTATTAAGAAGCGTTGACCTCGTTTTGCTCACCACCGACCACTCGAGCTATGATTACGAGTGGATAGCCAAGAATGCCGAACTTATTTACGATACGCGCAACGCCTTCGACGGCATCGGCGACTCGGAGGGCAAGATAGCGCGTTTGGGGGTAGGAGA